TCATGACTAGAATAAAGAGTGAGCAGCAGGTCTCCCTCCCTCTTCTTTTAGCTTGCGGCCGAAAGGAAACAATGAGATGCTCAGCTCTCCCTCTCGGTCGTTAATCCCTATGCAATTGCTCCATCACAGCTCACGGCAGAATAAGGCAATGGAAATGTGAAACAAAAAATATGGAAGAGTTGTGGTGATTAATAGTTGATATAGTGGCGTGTGGTAGTGGAGAAAGAAACCGACACTAAGGATAGAAACTACTGGATTGTGAAGTGGAAACGGATTCGGCCGAAATTGGGAAGTGTTTGGAGTTGCATTTGTTCAAGAATCATTTCTTGGCTGCATGGTGAATTTGAATTGGAGAAGggctattttggtcttttcacatttcatccAAGGTTCCACTTACGTCCTCAATCCTaatcaaattccaaaatttatcccaaatgtaAATCGAATGCCTACTGGTATACTACCCTTGCAGAATTCAATTATTGAAATACATCATCCTAAGGGTAATTGTAGAAAGTTTGCCCTTAAAACGATTCAACTTAGTTCTAGTCTCCCTTAACACCTATCATTATCGatacttaaaattagctattgaaattcaaggaattaatattaaagcaataacACACTCTACGTCAAGAAATATTAACttaacttggcaaaaattcaaataacccAATATTTTGCACAAATAACCCAAAgtatagttcaaaaagggttttttggatggaaaatggagccggcagaaatagaattgtgattttttgattttttgatttattttttttgatttttttttgatttatttttttttgatttatttttgatttttttttattgaatagaaactaaatctaaataaactagaatccacAAAGCACtaattttcccatttttcatcaatttactcttttcttttccttttctttttttcacaaattttacgttaaaacttaaaactaaaaactaaaactaaaacgtgaacaaaaattaatatgacaataatagcaaataaaaagaacaaaataaaagtaaacaactaaaatgcagacaactAAAACAAATCATGCAATTAGATGTAACAtaaacaaattatttaaaaatttggtgtcttaCAGCTAGAAAAAACTTGAAAGTGGAAAGTAAGAAAAGAAGCTTGAAAGAACGCTCAAGGGGAAGTGATTTATATGGTCAAGATCTAAGACAACATGAAGAGGAGGTATACATGCAAGATACAGAAGATATTCAAGAGATTCAACCACCTCCCACTACTgaagtttcaaaagaaaaaaaagttctTCAACAgcacaaaaaaggaaaaataatagGGACATTTTTTATGCCAAGAGTTACTCCAGGAGGTCAACCATCCATCAAAAGTGTGATGCAAAGCAAAGAAGCTAAAGAGAAGGTTGACTTGGCAGTTGCGAAATGGATGATTGATGCTTCCATCCCCTTCAATGCATCAACCTCTGCATATTATCAAACAATGTTTGATGCTGCTTGTTCTTTTGGAGCTGATTACAAAGCGCCTAATTTCTATGACTTGCGTGGCTATTTATTGACAAAAAATGTTAAGCAAGTTAAGAATTTTGTTAATAGCTTTCATACAACTTGGAAAGAAACTGGATGTACTATTATGGCTGATGGATAGACTGACCAACAGAGGAGAACTCTCATCAACTTTCTAGCTTATTGCCCTAGAGGAACTATTTTTTTGAAATCAGTTGATGCCTCGGATGCTTCTAAGACTGCAGAGATGTTGTATAAGCTGTTTAGAGAAGTGGTTTTATTTGTTGGGGTGAAAAATGTGGTACACTTCGTCACTGACAATGCTGCCAATTATGTTGCTGCTGGAAGATTATTAGAAAGGGAATTTCCAACACTTTATTGGTCTTCATGTGCTGCTCATTGCCTAAATTTGATGTTGCATGATATGGGCAAGTTAGATGGGGTTAGTAAAGTGGTTAAACATGCttcaaaaataacaaaatacaTTTATAATCATTGTTATCCATTGTatttgatgagaaaacacaCTGGTGGAAAAGAAATTATTCGGCCTGCTCCTGCATGTTTTGCTACTAATTTTATTGCATTGCAAAGTATTTGTGCAAAAAGATGCTTTAAGAGCTATGGTGACTTCAAAAGAATGGACTCTTTCAGCATATGCTAAGGAGAGTAAAGCAAAAAAATTTGTGGATCTTATGCTAGATTCGATGTTTTGGAAAGAATGTGCTGCAATAGTTCAATTAACTGAGCCTCTTATTTGAGTTCTAAGAATTGTTGATAGTGATGAAAGGCCTGCTATGGGATACTTGTATGTTGCCATGCATAGAGCCAGAGAATAGCtattgagaagattctcaagaaaaaagaaaactattGATCCTTTCTTAAGAATAATTGATTCAAGATGGGATAGTCAGCTTCACAAAAATCTTCATGCTGTCGGTTATTGGCTTAATCCTGCTTATCAATATAATTCTCTGATTTGGAAAAGCATAGGCACGCAACATCAGGACTTTTGGATGTGATTGAGAGATATTCTTATGCAAATCCTGATTTGATGAGTAATTTGATCGGAGAGATGAGATTATTTCGTAAAGCTAAAGGTGATTTTGGTAGAGTTTCTGCTATACGAGATCGTGATGTCATGCTTCCAGGTACCCAAAAATTAACTTcatttttattgatgatttgatttTAATTGTAAAATACTATAATCtgactttttttctttatttattgcaATAGATGAATGGTGGACATGTTATGGTAGCACTGCACCTAATTTGCAAAAACTAGCTATACGTGTTCTAAGCCAAACTTGCAGTG
The genomic region above belongs to Coffea eugenioides isolate CCC68of unplaced genomic scaffold, Ceug_1.0 ScVebR1_2078;HRSCAF=3040, whole genome shotgun sequence and contains:
- the LOC113756214 gene encoding uncharacterized protein LOC113756214 translates to MQSKEAKEKVDLAVAKWMIDASIPFNASTSAYYQTMFDAACSFGADYKAPNFYDLRGYLLTKNVKQVKNFVNSFHTTWKETGFDASDASKTAEMLYKLFREVVLFVGVKNVVHFVTDNAANYVAAGRLLEREFPTLYWSSCAAHCLNLMLHDMGKLDGHRHATSGLLDVIERYSYANPDLMSNLIGEMRLFRKAKGDFGRVSAIRDRDVMLPDEWWTCYGSTAPNLQKLAIRVLSQTCSASGCERKWNLFEHIHSKKRNRLEHQRLNDLVYVHYNLRLNQRNARGRNYDPIDFEDFSASETWILDDEPSQLTSAELESFKNEIATFAISRQSDETLNLDNLDTGDEDETNNEENVERNDLNAGCDVNELGGTEFGRSWEPWA